Part of the Deltaproteobacteria bacterium genome, CGCGGCTGGGCTCGAACAACCACACGCATCGGCTGTGGTACGACGTGATTCCGCCGCACACCGAAGAAGGCCAGGAGTGGAAGTCCCTCGGCCATCGCCATACGGTGGAGGCGATCATTTATTTTCTCAAAGGCCACGGCCACAGCATCATCGACGGCGTGCGCTACGATTGGGGGCCGGGAGATTTGCTCAGCGTGCCGATGTTTTCCTGGCATCGCCATATCAACGACGGCGATGAGCCGGTGCTGCGCATCGCTTCGACCACCGGGCCGCTGTCGCTGGGCTTGGGCCAAGCGGTTTACGAAGACGAACGCTTCCCGGAATTTTGGATCTACGCGCAAGAAGGCGAAGACGCGCGGAAGACTTTGATCCCCGGCGGCGGTGGCACGGTTGAAACCGCGAAGATCGGTAATAACCGCGCGGCTGAGATGTACGCCGAACAGGTCGCCTTCGCCATGCACGAGGAGCAACTGCGGCGCGACAGCAAGGTGTTGGTCAAGCAGAAAGATCTCGTCTTCGCGCCGACGGCGATGGGCAATCTCGCCTACGTGGTCGATCCGCGCATCGGCTTTCACGCCAAGGCGTTGGGCGTGGTGATGGCGGAGATCCCGCCCGGCAAACGTTCCGGCGCCCACCGCCATTTATATGACGAGATCGATCTGGTGGTCGGCGGTAAAGGCAAAGTGATCGTCGAAGACAAAGAGTACGACTTCGGTACGCTGGACGTGTTATCGATTCCGGTGTTCCAGTGGCATCAGTATTTCAACACCGGCAGCGAGCCGCTGCGGATTCTCGGCATCAATACGCGCTTGGC contains:
- a CDS encoding cupin domain-containing protein, producing the protein MEVKSIKDRHTELMMQSVKFAKDEQGRRKGQEVLFKWADVEKQLGEHKHIYVVDARLGSNNHTHRLWYDVIPPHTEEGQEWKSLGHRHTVEAIIYFLKGHGHSIIDGVRYDWGPGDLLSVPMFSWHRHINDGDEPVLRIASTTGPLSLGLGQAVYEDERFPEFWIYAQEGEDARKTLIPGGGGTVETAKIGNNRAAEMYAEQVAFAMHEEQLRRDSKVLVKQKDLVFAPTAMGNLAYVVDPRIGFHAKALGVVMAEIPPGKRSGAHRHLYDEIDLVVGGKGKVIVEDKEYDFGTLDVLSIPVFQWHQYFNTGSEPLRILGINTRLAMDNLGLSLTHQGEHADYV